From Methylovorus glucosotrophus:
CGGTTCCCCAACCGCCCGAGACCACGCCAGGCGCCACGCAAACTCGATTGTGGCAACACACTGGATGCATAGACGGCTGGCGCGCCATTGCAAAGCAAATGCACGTTTCGCATCAGGGAAGTACGCCGCGAAGGGATACCCAGTAACACGGCATCTTCCAGAGCAGGCATTGCCTGCCTCAAGCCAAGCGTATGAACGGCGAATGTTGTCGAACGGGATTGCAGGCGTTGCGTCAGAGATGCCGTCTCTACCAGCCATGAGCGATAGGCGCCGCTGCCTATCGGTTGGCGCAACCAGTGCTGACGTTGTTGGGGGAAGGCGCGGACAATTCTCACGGCGCTATTATCGCAGGCTCAATCACACTTTGACCAATTCTTGGGCCTGATGCAGCCAACGCTGCAAATGCGCTTCGGCTGCCTGGGGATGCTTTTGCAATAACCAGTCAGCCATGGCCTGAGCTTCCTCCAGCAACCCGGCATCTCTTTCCAGGTCGGCAATCTTCAGCATGGGGGTACCACTCTGCCGGATGCCCATGAACTCACCCGGCCCCCGCAAGTGCAAGTCGGCCTGGGCAATTTCGAACCCATCACTCGATTCATAAATAATCTTGAGGCGCGCACGCGCCGTTTCCGACAACGGCGTCTGGTAAAGCAGAATGCAGGCACTACTGGCGGCCCCCCGCCCTACCCGCCCACGCAGCTGATGCAATTGCGAAAGCCCCATGCGCTCGGCGTGTTCTATCACCATCAGGCTGGCATTCGGCACATCCACCCCGACCTCAATCACCGTCGTCGCCACCAGCAAATGGATTTGATTGGCGGCAAACGCTTGCATGACGGCCTGCTTGTCGGCCGGTTTCATGCGGCCATGCACCAACCCCACCTGCAACTCGGGAAACGCCTCTTGCAATGCCATATGGGTATCCACGGCCGTCTGTAGCTGCAAGGCTTCACTTTCTTCGATCAGAGGGCAAACCCAATAGGCTTGCCTGCCCTGACTGCAAGCTGCACGCACCCGCTCGAAGACTTCTTCACGGCGCGCATCGGATACCAGCTTGGTCACCACCGGGGTTCTCCCGGGCGGCAGCTCATCAATCACCGATACATCCAGATCGGCAAAATAGCTCATGGAAAGCGTACGCGGTATCGGCGTGGCACTCATCATCAGCTGATGCGGCTGTGCGCCCTTCTGCCGCAGCGCCAGGCGTTGCTGCACACCAAAACGATGCTGCTCATCCACAACCACGAGGCCAAGCCTGGCAAACTGTACCTGGTCCTGAAACACGGCATGGGTGCCGATCACCAGTTGCGCCTCGCCACTG
This genomic window contains:
- a CDS encoding chorismate--pyruvate lyase family protein; the encoded protein is MRIVRAFPQQRQHWLRQPIGSGAYRSWLVETASLTQRLQSRSTTFAVHTLGLRQAMPALEDAVLLGIPSRRTSLMRNVHLLCNGAPAVYASSVLPQSSLRGAWRGLGRLGNRSLGSMLFSNPRVSRAPLSYRKLTAQHALYRQAVAHLHNKPAYVWARRSVFHLECSAILVTEVFLPSVLTL